In Natrinema amylolyticum, the following are encoded in one genomic region:
- a CDS encoding MarR family transcriptional regulator: MPEQLPKDVADEPPAARLVYLALEDRPMTVEEIVDCTGLSKKSIRDSGRLLEDKGVIEIETHPHDARKGQYRRTEQ, translated from the coding sequence ATGCCTGAACAACTCCCGAAAGACGTCGCCGATGAACCGCCCGCTGCCCGACTCGTCTACCTCGCCCTTGAGGACAGACCAATGACCGTTGAGGAGATCGTCGACTGCACTGGTCTCTCAAAGAAGTCGATCCGAGACTCTGGTCGGCTACTTGAAGACAAGGGTGTTATCGAGATCGAGACGCACCCTCATGACGCGAGAAAGGGACAATATAGACGCACGGAACAGTAG
- a CDS encoding DUF7115 domain-containing protein, giving the protein MSVPGIVQSTLDGEEIAARVSLGSDDELFITPTRTIVYRADGLLSDESADEFPHDADRLTISEGRRKTKFTLEYALDGERSFTVPGGKTDDVLHPVLAGVLTGNGITDPGETVVKTYRFSELTLIITSDRLVKHIGGAVWDGDYEEYHFGDVTNLDFEDGSVATQIVLTADGRPQRIKAPNEQANDLRERLKRALFDYHDVGSLEELNEAVGEDEESTASEGAVDFGGGVDPLDADPPEPDDHDVSTEPTTGTGSTDPLASDSRDDTATADTGSATARAAGSDSQSTQSTSGAASATDDRAPDRDGTADVAEAETGSVFEAADTNASPAGDAVAADSEPDGATVTAETDPELLERLDALEAAVDRQSELIERQQQTIEQLIAELRQGR; this is encoded by the coding sequence ATGAGCGTTCCCGGTATCGTCCAGTCTACTCTCGATGGCGAGGAGATCGCGGCGCGCGTCTCTCTTGGCAGCGACGACGAGCTCTTCATCACTCCCACGAGGACGATCGTCTATCGCGCCGACGGACTCCTGAGCGACGAATCGGCAGACGAATTCCCTCACGATGCCGACCGGCTGACCATCTCCGAGGGCCGACGCAAGACGAAGTTCACGCTCGAGTACGCCCTCGACGGCGAGCGGTCCTTCACCGTGCCCGGCGGAAAGACCGACGATGTGCTCCACCCCGTTCTCGCCGGCGTGTTGACCGGGAACGGGATCACCGATCCGGGCGAGACGGTCGTCAAGACCTACCGATTCAGCGAGTTGACGCTCATCATCACGAGCGATCGACTCGTCAAGCACATCGGCGGTGCGGTCTGGGACGGGGATTACGAGGAGTATCACTTCGGTGACGTGACCAATCTGGACTTCGAGGACGGGAGCGTCGCCACGCAGATCGTCCTCACCGCCGACGGTCGACCGCAGCGGATCAAGGCACCGAACGAGCAGGCGAACGACCTCCGGGAACGGCTCAAGCGGGCGCTGTTCGACTACCACGACGTCGGCTCGCTCGAGGAACTCAACGAGGCGGTCGGCGAGGACGAGGAATCGACGGCCAGTGAGGGGGCGGTCGACTTCGGCGGCGGCGTGGATCCGCTCGATGCTGACCCACCGGAACCCGATGATCACGACGTGAGCACCGAGCCGACGACCGGGACGGGATCGACCGATCCGCTCGCGAGCGATAGCAGGGACGATACCGCGACCGCCGATACCGGTTCGGCGACGGCGAGAGCCGCCGGGAGCGATAGTCAATCGACCCAGTCGACGTCGGGGGCGGCGTCGGCGACCGACGATCGCGCACCCGATCGCGACGGCACGGCGGACGTCGCGGAGGCAGAGACGGGATCGGTTTTCGAGGCCGCCGATACGAATGCGTCGCCCGCTGGCGATGCCGTCGCGGCGGACTCCGAACCAGACGGGGCGACGGTCACGGCCGAGACCGATCCCGAACTCCTCGAGCGACTCGACGCGCTCGAGGCCGCGGTCGACCGCCAGAGCGAACTCATCGAGCGACAACAGCAGACGATCGAGCAGTTGATCGCGGAACTCCGGCAGGGTCGGTAA
- a CDS encoding DUF5830 family protein has translation MAHDGDRNGGDGSDGDPVLEADDDRVALGLALLARLEHESLSLADAVDRIETVTSDPTVTRTILDEAELRGIIERDDGIIRPKSRRYVRFERDVITKEGEFSCRRCGSGLSTGHFIDLEAGELGPFGSSCIRKVTGRDG, from the coding sequence ATGGCTCACGACGGTGATCGGAACGGAGGCGACGGATCCGACGGCGACCCCGTCCTCGAGGCCGACGACGACCGCGTCGCGCTCGGCCTGGCGCTGCTCGCTCGCCTCGAGCACGAATCGCTCTCGCTCGCCGACGCCGTCGACCGGATCGAGACGGTCACGTCCGATCCGACGGTGACGCGGACGATCCTCGACGAGGCCGAACTCCGCGGGATCATCGAGCGCGACGACGGGATCATCCGGCCGAAGAGTCGCCGGTACGTCCGCTTCGAGCGGGACGTCATCACGAAGGAAGGCGAGTTCTCCTGTCGACGCTGTGGCTCCGGGCTCTCGACGGGCCACTTCATCGATCTCGAGGCCGGCGAACTCGGCCCCTTCGGCTCCTCGTGTATTCGAAAAGTGACCGGCCGGGACGGCTAG
- a CDS encoding transcription initiation factor IIB has product MSQTTVDTAAEGSTRNGEREITPERRGSECPECTGSIRRDEEHGERACTECGLVLDADAIDYGPEWRHLDDDGEDRRRVGPPMSSIRHDKGLSTTIGWRDEDAYGNRVSERKRERLQRLRTWNERFTSKNAQERNLKQAFGEIERMASALGLPEPCRETAGVLYRRAVEEELLPGRSIEAMATACLYAAARRHGTPRTLVAFESVSRVEKLPVQRAYRYLSSELGLRIEPADPIHYLPQYVSALAVSDDAERLAREILEAAKARDLHSGRSPAGLAAAAIYGAARLTNERVTQATVGEETGVSSVTVRNRYRELLDAYEEVRDRR; this is encoded by the coding sequence ATGAGTCAGACGACCGTCGATACGGCTGCCGAGGGATCGACCCGGAACGGAGAGCGCGAGATCACCCCCGAGCGGCGGGGGTCGGAGTGTCCGGAATGTACAGGCTCGATCCGCCGCGACGAGGAACACGGCGAACGAGCGTGTACGGAGTGCGGGCTCGTCCTCGACGCGGACGCGATCGATTACGGCCCCGAGTGGCGGCACCTCGACGACGACGGAGAGGACCGACGACGGGTCGGTCCGCCGATGTCGTCGATCAGACACGATAAGGGTCTGAGTACGACGATCGGCTGGCGAGACGAGGACGCGTACGGCAACCGGGTTTCGGAACGTAAGCGCGAACGGCTCCAGCGGTTGCGGACCTGGAACGAGCGGTTCACCTCGAAGAACGCACAGGAACGGAACCTGAAGCAGGCCTTCGGCGAGATCGAACGCATGGCGTCGGCGCTCGGCCTGCCGGAGCCGTGTCGCGAAACCGCCGGCGTCCTGTACCGTCGCGCCGTCGAGGAGGAGCTACTTCCCGGACGATCGATCGAGGCGATGGCGACCGCCTGTCTGTACGCGGCCGCTCGGCGACACGGCACCCCCCGAACGCTCGTCGCATTCGAATCGGTGAGCCGCGTCGAGAAGCTCCCAGTCCAGCGCGCGTATCGGTATCTCTCGAGCGAGCTCGGATTACGGATCGAACCCGCCGATCCGATTCACTACCTCCCCCAGTACGTGTCGGCGCTCGCGGTCAGCGACGACGCCGAGCGGCTGGCTCGGGAGATCCTCGAGGCGGCCAAGGCCCGCGACCTCCACAGCGGGCGGAGTCCGGCCGGGCTGGCGGCGGCGGCGATCTACGGTGCGGCGCGGCTGACGAACGAACGAGTCACGCAGGCGACCGTCGGCGAGGAGACCGGCGTCAGTTCGGTGACGGTCAGGAACCGGTATCGAGAGCTCTTGGACGCCTACGAAGAGGTTCGGGACCGTAGATGA
- a CDS encoding MarR family transcriptional regulator yields the protein MSREELERSILEVLADEGPSYVVDLAAAIDEHPVAVDHACERLRDEEAVRSIGCRRYEVTAAGNRRLDVRPATGGADSRPETEGRI from the coding sequence ATGAGCCGCGAGGAACTCGAACGGTCGATTCTCGAGGTGCTCGCCGACGAGGGTCCGTCCTACGTCGTCGATCTCGCCGCGGCGATCGACGAACACCCGGTCGCGGTCGATCACGCCTGCGAACGGCTCCGCGATGAGGAAGCGGTTCGATCGATCGGCTGCCGGCGGTACGAGGTCACTGCCGCCGGGAATCGACGACTCGACGTGCGACCGGCGACCGGCGGCGCAGATAGCCGGCCGGAGACGGAAGGACGGATCTGA
- a CDS encoding multicopper oxidase domain-containing protein gives MSDRIGAPGLGLSRREFVAATGGVAALTGLAGCTSQGTKQDTQPAESSEGASDSSEPELPWTSAPEVVQVDEQGGSVTLQSVTAQHAVHPMDSMGGPVELPQVWAFKADDGQPSVPGPILRTTEGNDIEVTLDNTGNDHPHTLHFHGAQKTWENDGVPTTTGITVNPGEKHTYTIPANVPGTHLYHCHYQTHRHIDMGMYGIFRVDPKGYEPADKEYFFTLKDWDSRVNRQIAGEDVDYSPRNRNPDVFTINGKSLPRTLHPEEGSPIIVDHGDTVRLHMVNAGYMSHPMHTHNHRFRLVEKDGGQIPEAAQYEQDVTNIAPAERHTVEFEANADPGIYLMHCHKVSHAMNGESYPGGMVNGIVYRDAMDTDVFADLMEYAGYED, from the coding sequence ATGAGTGATCGAATCGGCGCTCCCGGACTGGGGCTATCGCGACGCGAATTCGTTGCTGCGACCGGCGGGGTAGCGGCACTGACCGGCCTGGCCGGTTGTACGAGTCAGGGAACCAAGCAGGACACGCAGCCGGCTGAGTCGTCCGAGGGGGCGTCGGACTCGTCGGAACCCGAACTCCCGTGGACGAGCGCTCCGGAGGTCGTCCAGGTCGACGAGCAGGGCGGCAGCGTGACGCTGCAGTCGGTGACGGCCCAGCACGCCGTCCATCCGATGGATTCGATGGGCGGTCCGGTGGAACTCCCGCAGGTCTGGGCGTTCAAGGCAGACGACGGACAACCGAGCGTTCCCGGGCCGATCCTCCGGACGACCGAGGGCAACGATATCGAGGTGACGCTCGACAACACGGGCAACGACCACCCCCACACGCTGCACTTCCACGGCGCACAGAAGACCTGGGAGAACGACGGCGTGCCCACGACGACGGGCATCACGGTCAACCCCGGCGAGAAACACACCTACACGATTCCGGCGAACGTCCCGGGGACCCACCTCTACCACTGTCACTACCAGACCCACCGACACATCGACATGGGGATGTACGGCATCTTCCGCGTCGATCCAAAGGGATACGAGCCCGCGGACAAGGAGTATTTCTTCACCCTAAAGGACTGGGACTCCCGCGTGAACCGGCAGATCGCGGGCGAAGACGTCGACTACAGTCCTCGCAACCGCAACCCCGACGTGTTCACGATCAACGGGAAGAGCCTCCCGCGGACGCTCCACCCCGAAGAGGGATCGCCGATCATCGTCGACCACGGCGACACCGTCCGCCTTCACATGGTCAACGCGGGCTACATGTCCCACCCGATGCACACGCACAACCACCGGTTCCGCCTCGTCGAGAAAGACGGCGGGCAGATCCCCGAGGCGGCCCAGTACGAACAGGACGTCACGAACATCGCGCCCGCGGAACGGCACACCGTCGAGTTCGAGGCCAATGCCGACCCCGGCATCTACCTCATGCACTGCCACAAGGTCAGTCACGCGATGAACGGGGAGTCCTATCCCGGCGGAATGGTCAACGGCATCGTCTACCGCGATGCGATGGACACCGACGTCTTCGCCGACCTCATGGAGTACGCCGGCTACGAGGACTGA
- a CDS encoding cupin domain-containing protein: MPDVTSIDGLEEAPHAEVFEEHSPRTVRLQLAADERVPEHRHPESNVVLYVHSGAIELTLGDEVYDLEPGDVVQFDGDQDVSPYAVDDSTALVVFAPKEAS, encoded by the coding sequence ATGCCCGACGTCACGTCCATCGACGGTCTCGAGGAAGCGCCCCACGCCGAGGTGTTCGAAGAACACAGCCCCCGAACGGTCCGCTTGCAACTCGCGGCGGACGAGCGCGTTCCCGAACACCGCCATCCGGAGTCGAACGTCGTTCTATACGTCCACAGCGGTGCCATCGAACTCACGCTCGGCGACGAGGTCTACGATCTCGAGCCGGGGGACGTCGTTCAGTTCGACGGCGATCAGGACGTCTCTCCCTACGCGGTCGACGACAGTACGGCGCTGGTCGTCTTCGCGCCGAAAGAAGCGTCGTAG
- a CDS encoding uracil-DNA glycosylase family protein → MQNVTDRTSNPFGLRPPFDRSDPGDRAAVFGYGDANADFHVVGDYPGVHGGETTGVPFTETEDGLGIQAVFRELGFASGPQDGPVLENCFWSYVHMCALPAGRSPTDEEYADLERFFDAELRAINAHILLPVGARATDHVLREYTTQRRRFDLDMASLHARDIRGRGFMVVPIQEPVEWVDGDRDAIVSKLEAVLASDYRQTKGVATTVG, encoded by the coding sequence GTGCAAAACGTCACCGACAGGACGAGTAATCCGTTCGGGCTGCGACCGCCGTTCGACCGCTCCGACCCCGGCGACCGGGCGGCCGTCTTCGGCTACGGTGACGCCAACGCCGACTTCCACGTTGTCGGCGACTATCCCGGCGTCCACGGCGGCGAAACCACCGGCGTTCCGTTCACCGAAACCGAAGACGGACTCGGGATCCAAGCGGTCTTTCGTGAACTCGGCTTCGCGAGCGGACCGCAGGACGGGCCCGTCCTCGAGAACTGCTTCTGGAGCTACGTTCACATGTGCGCGCTCCCGGCGGGACGGTCACCGACCGACGAGGAGTACGCCGACCTCGAGCGCTTCTTCGACGCCGAACTCCGGGCGATCAACGCTCACATCCTGCTGCCGGTCGGCGCTCGCGCGACCGATCACGTCCTCCGGGAGTACACGACCCAACGCCGTCGGTTCGACCTCGACATGGCGTCGCTCCACGCCCGCGACATCCGCGGGCGGGGATTCATGGTAGTCCCGATTCAGGAACCGGTCGAGTGGGTCGACGGCGACCGCGACGCCATCGTCTCGAAGCTTGAGGCGGTGCTCGCGAGCGATTACCGGCAGACGAAAGGCGTCGCGACGACGGTGGGCTGA
- a CDS encoding metal-dependent hydrolase: MYQVGHYGGALLAYAPVGTAVSLVGHAEVAIVSGLVCVGLSTLPDCDHRLPLIDHRGPTHTAPFALLVGAGLAALAAVLVDAPSAFADAGFVSLAFLVGVVSIGSHLLVDALTPMGIRPFWPLSRRRYSADLTTAANPIANYGLFGLGLVAVLTGTALVVTLG, from the coding sequence ATGTATCAGGTGGGGCACTACGGTGGTGCACTCCTGGCGTACGCGCCGGTCGGCACCGCCGTTTCACTGGTGGGTCACGCGGAGGTCGCGATCGTCAGCGGCCTCGTCTGCGTGGGTCTGTCGACGCTTCCCGACTGCGATCACCGACTGCCGCTGATCGACCACCGCGGTCCGACCCACACGGCCCCGTTCGCGCTGCTCGTCGGTGCCGGACTCGCCGCCCTGGCCGCCGTCCTCGTCGATGCCCCCTCCGCGTTCGCCGACGCGGGCTTCGTCTCCCTCGCGTTTCTCGTCGGCGTCGTCTCGATCGGCTCCCACCTCCTCGTCGACGCACTGACGCCGATGGGAATCCGGCCGTTCTGGCCGCTCTCGCGCCGGCGCTACTCCGCCGACCTGACGACGGCGGCGAACCCGATCGCCAACTACGGGCTGTTCGGTCTCGGTCTCGTCGCTGTCCTCACCGGGACCGCGCTCGTCGTCACGCTCGGCTGA
- a CDS encoding cytochrome oxidase assembly protein: MSYDNHTPDSRFRSLIDRFGFPHLLSATLILVAATILLGIAAKATGSGLACEANWPQCDAGPYNLLPGSLPSFYEWFHRFVAMFAGFAIIGSALAAWRLPDVDRRIAGLVVLGMVLTPIQVALGRETVQQYTMNILSLHFWTAVLIFTLFLVATVLVWAPRLTGTHVTGALALGIVALPAHVVLSPVVGSEISTYSPTMQMAQYGVTLTLLGAAIVATMVGRRRFTGRALAPLLAAPPLVIGVLFFGRQAVNPALEVPYLVAAAALFVTFVAGLALTRGESASSGTADALSR, from the coding sequence GTGTCGTACGATAATCACACGCCCGACTCGAGGTTTCGGTCGCTGATCGATCGGTTCGGTTTTCCCCACCTACTGAGTGCGACGCTCATCCTGGTCGCGGCGACGATCTTGCTCGGTATCGCGGCGAAGGCGACGGGCTCCGGGCTGGCCTGTGAGGCCAACTGGCCGCAGTGCGACGCCGGGCCGTACAACTTGTTGCCGGGGAGTCTGCCGAGTTTCTACGAGTGGTTCCACCGCTTCGTGGCGATGTTCGCCGGCTTCGCTATCATCGGCTCCGCGCTCGCGGCCTGGCGACTGCCCGACGTCGACCGCCGCATCGCCGGACTGGTCGTCCTCGGGATGGTGCTGACACCGATTCAGGTCGCGCTCGGCCGCGAAACCGTCCAGCAGTACACGATGAACATCCTCTCGCTGCACTTCTGGACGGCCGTCCTCATCTTCACGCTGTTCCTCGTCGCCACCGTTCTGGTCTGGGCACCGCGACTGACGGGAACGCACGTCACTGGCGCGCTCGCGCTCGGAATCGTCGCGCTGCCCGCACACGTCGTCCTCAGTCCGGTCGTCGGCTCCGAAATCTCCACGTACTCGCCGACGATGCAGATGGCACAGTACGGCGTAACGCTGACGCTGTTGGGTGCGGCCATCGTCGCGACGATGGTCGGTCGCCGTCGCTTTACCGGTCGTGCCCTCGCGCCGTTGCTCGCGGCACCGCCGCTCGTAATCGGTGTCCTCTTTTTCGGCCGTCAGGCGGTCAACCCGGCGCTCGAGGTCCCCTATCTCGTGGCCGCCGCCGCGCTCTTCGTGACGTTCGTCGCCGGACTCGCGCTCACTCGCGGCGAAAGTGCCTCGAGCGGGACGGCCGACGCGCTCTCGCGGTAG
- a CDS encoding ferritin-like domain-containing protein, protein MTDDNSDRFDLGRRPVLGGLAGALATGAVGTAAAGGDQHDGTDDDAVRDEPADAPPEAVPNEFENDIEILNYALTLEYLEAVFYTRGIRNIDEAALEQQFEGWGPIQDQVMNRLRVVRDHEITHVETLRQTIESLGGDPVQSPEFDFGTAVQDPAEFIATAATLEDVGVSAYAGAAPYIETVELVPPALSIHSVEARHASFLRELNGEIGFPMAFDQPRSRSEVLELASGFIVE, encoded by the coding sequence ATGACTGACGACAATTCAGATCGATTCGACCTCGGTCGGCGACCCGTCCTCGGTGGGCTCGCCGGAGCATTGGCAACGGGTGCCGTCGGAACCGCGGCGGCGGGCGGCGATCAACACGACGGAACCGACGACGATGCAGTCCGAGACGAGCCGGCGGATGCACCGCCTGAAGCGGTCCCTAACGAATTCGAAAACGACATTGAGATCCTCAATTACGCGCTCACGCTGGAGTACCTGGAAGCGGTGTTCTACACGCGCGGCATTCGCAACATCGACGAGGCGGCCCTCGAACAGCAGTTCGAGGGGTGGGGGCCGATTCAGGATCAGGTCATGAACCGGCTCCGCGTCGTTCGAGACCACGAAATAACGCACGTGGAAACCCTCCGACAGACGATAGAGTCGCTGGGCGGGGACCCGGTCCAGAGTCCGGAGTTCGACTTCGGAACGGCCGTGCAAGACCCGGCGGAGTTCATCGCCACTGCCGCCACGCTCGAGGACGTCGGCGTCTCGGCGTACGCCGGGGCGGCACCGTATATCGAAACGGTCGAACTCGTCCCACCGGCGCTCAGCATCCACAGCGTCGAGGCACGACACGCCTCGTTCCTGCGGGAACTGAACGGCGAAATCGGCTTCCCGATGGCCTTCGACCAGCCGCGATCCCGCTCGGAGGTCCTGGAACTGGCGAGCGGCTTCATCGTCGAATAG
- a CDS encoding M24 family metallopeptidase: MDKRERLEATLESHDLDSVWFARPNSFAWLTGGNSVIDRESETGVAAVGYDGDDVTLVTNSIEADRIVTEELPDLEASEVSVEQFPWYASSLAEAVADSVGSDERAAADIDVPGLERVDPTPLRQPLTECDRERYRELGEQTAAAVESVCRELQSGDTEHEVASALRIALSAREIEAPVVLVGGSERVQQYRHYTPTEAELGDYALVSVTAERAGLHASCTRTVAFDPPSWLTERHEAAARVETTALAATRAAAANGDDGGDSAGTAGDVFAAVQDAYGAVGYEGEWENHHQGGAAGFAGREWIATPGHDAPVEAPMAYAWNPTVQGAKSEDTVLVTDDDSEVLTTTGRWPTTTVDAVEYDLELERHGILELDE; this comes from the coding sequence ATGGACAAACGCGAGCGACTCGAGGCCACCCTCGAGTCTCACGATCTCGATTCGGTCTGGTTCGCCCGGCCGAACTCGTTTGCGTGGCTCACCGGCGGGAATAGCGTCATCGACCGCGAGAGCGAGACCGGCGTCGCTGCGGTGGGGTACGACGGCGACGACGTGACCCTCGTGACGAACTCTATCGAAGCCGACCGCATCGTCACGGAGGAACTTCCCGACCTCGAGGCGAGCGAGGTCTCGGTGGAGCAGTTCCCCTGGTACGCGTCGTCGCTGGCCGAGGCTGTCGCCGACTCCGTCGGGAGCGACGAGCGAGCCGCCGCCGATATTGACGTCCCCGGCCTCGAGCGCGTCGATCCGACGCCGTTGCGCCAGCCGCTGACCGAGTGCGATCGCGAGCGGTACCGCGAGCTCGGCGAACAGACGGCGGCCGCCGTCGAGTCCGTCTGTCGGGAACTACAGTCCGGCGATACGGAACACGAGGTCGCGTCGGCGCTGCGGATCGCCCTCTCCGCTCGAGAGATCGAGGCCCCCGTCGTGCTCGTCGGCGGCTCGGAGCGGGTCCAGCAATATCGCCACTACACCCCGACCGAGGCCGAACTCGGCGACTACGCGCTCGTCTCCGTCACCGCCGAGCGGGCCGGCCTCCACGCGAGCTGTACCCGGACCGTCGCGTTCGATCCCCCGTCGTGGCTGACGGAGCGCCACGAGGCTGCGGCTCGCGTCGAAACGACGGCGCTCGCGGCGACGCGAGCCGCGGCCGCGAACGGCGACGACGGGGGCGACAGCGCCGGAACCGCCGGCGACGTCTTCGCCGCCGTCCAGGACGCCTACGGCGCGGTCGGCTACGAGGGCGAGTGGGAGAACCACCATCAGGGCGGTGCGGCCGGGTTCGCCGGGCGAGAGTGGATCGCCACGCCGGGCCACGACGCGCCGGTCGAAGCGCCGATGGCCTACGCGTGGAACCCGACGGTACAGGGCGCGAAAAGCGAAGATACGGTGCTCGTCACTGACGACGACAGCGAGGTGCTGACGACCACGGGGCGCTGGCCGACGACGACCGTCGACGCGGTCGAGTACGATCTCGAGCTCGAGCGACACGGTATCCTCGAACTCGACGAGTGA
- a CDS encoding helix-turn-helix domain-containing protein yields MSSDDTDEGPVDGTDDRDESLEGPDEFVDHDGDTVGRSPTVEELDQRIVDLLSWILDTETRAKIYVYLLANPGSTSEEVAKGTGLYPSTVREALAELHEEERVTREKRANEGAGNNPYEYTAIQPSDLVGGVVDQVQRELNTIFTLDRVLDREAEREPSTEFDDDVEPVKITVDDTAPTRGDESKPDEEPDTDDDADVIEFEDDMQIDTVDEEEADGDGDDSDARPDDE; encoded by the coding sequence ATGAGTTCCGATGACACTGACGAGGGCCCGGTCGACGGTACGGACGATCGAGACGAATCGCTCGAGGGACCGGACGAGTTCGTCGACCACGACGGGGACACCGTGGGTCGCAGCCCGACCGTCGAGGAGCTCGACCAGCGGATCGTCGACCTGCTCTCATGGATCCTGGACACGGAGACCCGCGCGAAGATCTACGTGTACCTGTTGGCGAACCCCGGCAGCACCTCCGAGGAGGTCGCGAAGGGGACCGGCCTCTATCCCAGCACCGTCCGCGAGGCGCTCGCGGAACTCCACGAGGAGGAGCGCGTCACCCGAGAGAAACGGGCGAACGAGGGTGCCGGAAACAACCCCTACGAGTACACGGCGATCCAGCCCAGTGACCTCGTCGGCGGCGTCGTCGATCAGGTCCAGCGGGAACTGAACACCATCTTCACGCTCGATCGGGTCCTCGACCGCGAGGCCGAACGCGAGCCCAGCACCGAGTTCGACGACGACGTCGAACCGGTCAAGATCACCGTCGACGACACGGCACCGACGAGGGGCGACGAATCCAAACCGGACGAGGAGCCCGACACCGACGACGACGCCGACGTCATCGAGTTCGAGGACGACATGCAGATCGATACGGTCGACGAGGAGGAAGCGGACGGCGACGGCGACGATTCCGACGCGCGACCGGACGACGAGTAG
- a CDS encoding glutamate--cysteine ligase, translating into MERGSRESFTRMGTLGIEEECFVVDDDGRPTSGTDELVYEHDPPEILEGRLDHELFKFVIETQTPLIETPDDARDSLLEIRKALVEHAEAHGYHIAAAGLHPLAKWRELEHAEKPRYRSQLDRIQYPQHRNTTAGVHVHVGVDDADKAVWIANELRWYVPIMLALSANSPYWNGFDTGLQSARAKIFEALPNTGMPTYFEDFEAFDRFERRMLETESINDRGELWYDVRPHTAHGTVELRTPDGQADPEIVLAFVEYAHALVEALAEAYEDGTNGHRHRRELLDENKWRAIRYGQNASFIDRDLEGTVDLGELVDRECERLGIDGIRDVYERESGADRQRRLLEDEGPDALCESLRLEHER; encoded by the coding sequence ATGGAACGCGGGTCGCGAGAATCGTTTACGCGCATGGGTACGCTGGGGATCGAGGAGGAGTGTTTCGTCGTCGACGACGACGGTCGCCCCACCAGCGGGACCGACGAACTCGTCTACGAACACGACCCCCCCGAGATCCTCGAGGGCCGCCTGGACCACGAACTGTTCAAGTTCGTCATCGAGACCCAGACGCCGCTGATCGAGACTCCCGACGACGCCCGCGACTCGCTGCTCGAGATCCGGAAGGCGCTGGTCGAGCACGCCGAGGCTCACGGCTACCACATCGCCGCCGCCGGCCTCCACCCGCTCGCGAAGTGGCGCGAACTCGAGCACGCGGAGAAACCCCGGTACCGCTCGCAACTCGACCGCATTCAGTACCCCCAGCACCGGAACACGACCGCGGGGGTCCACGTTCACGTCGGCGTCGACGACGCCGACAAGGCGGTCTGGATCGCCAACGAACTGCGGTGGTACGTACCGATCATGCTCGCGCTGTCGGCGAACTCGCCGTACTGGAACGGGTTCGACACGGGCCTCCAGTCCGCCCGCGCGAAGATCTTCGAGGCGCTGCCGAACACAGGCATGCCGACCTACTTCGAGGACTTCGAGGCGTTCGACCGGTTCGAGCGGCGGATGCTCGAGACCGAGTCGATCAACGACCGCGGCGAACTCTGGTACGACGTCCGCCCGCACACGGCCCACGGTACCGTCGAACTCCGCACCCCGGACGGCCAGGCGGACCCCGAGATCGTGCTCGCGTTCGTCGAGTACGCTCACGCGCTCGTCGAGGCCCTCGCGGAGGCGTACGAGGACGGTACGAACGGCCACCGCCACCGCCGGGAACTGCTCGACGAGAACAAGTGGCGGGCCATCCGCTACGGTCAGAACGCCTCGTTCATTGACCGCGACCTCGAGGGAACCGTCGACCTCGGCGAACTCGTCGACCGGGAGTGCGAGCGGTTGGGCATCGACGGCATCAGAGACGTCTACGAGCGGGAGAGCGGCGCGGATCGACAGCGCCGCCTGCTCGAGGACGAGGGGCCCGACGCGCTGTGCGAATCGCTGCGCTTGGAACACGAACGCTGA